The following proteins come from a genomic window of Macaca thibetana thibetana isolate TM-01 chromosome 15, ASM2454274v1, whole genome shotgun sequence:
- the LOC126937555 gene encoding 40S ribosomal protein S16-like, whose product MIEPRTLQYKLQEPGLLLGKERFAGVDIRVRVKGGGHVAQIYAIRQSISKALVAYYQKYVDEASKKEIKDILIQYDRTLLVADPRRCESKKFGGPGARARYQKSYR is encoded by the coding sequence ATGATTGAGCCGCGCACGCTACAATACAAGCTGCAGGAGCCAGGTCTGCTTCTCGGCAAGGAGCGATTTGCTGGTGTGGACATCCGTGTCCGTGTGAAGGGTGGTGGTCACGTGGCCCAGATTTATGCTATCCGTCAGTCCATCTCCAAAGCCCTGGTGGCCTATTACCAGAAATACGTGGATGAGGCTTCCAAGAAGGAGATCAAAGACATCCTCATCCAGTATGACCGGACCCTGCTGGTAGCTGATCCCCGTCGCTGCGAGTCCAAAAAGTTTGGAGGCCCTGGTGCCCGTGCTCGCTACCAGAAATCCTACCGATAA